One Peribacillus simplex NBRC 15720 = DSM 1321 genomic region harbors:
- the nuoI gene encoding NADH-quinone oxidoreductase subunit NuoI has translation MLGLAKGLTYTLKNLTRKKVTYDYPNEPLPLPDRFRGIQKFYPEKCIVCNQCVTICPTDCIQLTGKKHPDPSKKGKIIDTYDINFEICILCDLCTEVCPTEAIVMTNQFELAEYSRDHLFKNLEWLDENDENIRKVNKV, from the coding sequence AAAAGGTTTAACCTATACATTAAAGAACTTGACGAGGAAAAAAGTGACCTATGACTACCCGAATGAGCCGCTTCCGCTCCCTGACCGATTCCGCGGAATCCAAAAATTCTATCCTGAAAAGTGTATTGTATGCAATCAATGCGTGACGATTTGTCCAACGGATTGTATTCAATTAACTGGTAAGAAACATCCGGACCCGTCAAAAAAAGGGAAAATAATCGATACGTATGACATCAATTTCGAGATTTGCATTTTATGTGATTTATGTACGGAGGTCTGCCCTACAGAAGCAATCGTGATGACGAATCAATTCGAGCTGGCCGAGTATAGCCGTGATCATCTATTTAAAAATCTGGAGTGGCTGGATGAAAATGATGAAAATATCCGGAAGGTGAATAAAGTATGA
- a CDS encoding NADH-quinone oxidoreductase subunit J, with protein MSLSGELIAFIGLALVAIVGGVLLITLTKVVHMVIALVFTFLGIAGIYMLLSAEFVAIVQILIYSGAITIVMLFGIMLTKHQENDAPAKGGWGNFSLLAAIAGFAVAVYLGIYNLDIPVQPTALHEENTKQIGIELFSKYVIPFEVMSVLLLVALVGAIVLAKKDDEEGDRS; from the coding sequence ATGAGTTTGTCGGGTGAATTAATTGCCTTTATTGGTTTGGCACTCGTCGCGATAGTAGGCGGGGTGCTGCTGATTACCTTAACAAAAGTGGTGCACATGGTAATTGCACTTGTTTTTACTTTCTTGGGCATTGCAGGAATTTATATGTTGCTTTCGGCCGAGTTTGTCGCCATTGTCCAAATCCTTATTTATTCAGGTGCAATTACGATCGTGATGCTATTCGGGATTATGCTGACAAAACACCAAGAAAATGATGCACCCGCTAAAGGGGGCTGGGGGAATTTCTCCTTGCTGGCAGCGATTGCGGGATTTGCTGTGGCGGTTTATCTGGGGATTTATAATCTGGATATACCTGTACAGCCAACGGCTTTGCATGAGGAAAATACGAAGCAAATAGGAATCGAACTTTTTTCAAAATATGTGATTCCATTTGAAGTGATGTCGGTACTCCTGCTTGTTGCTTTAGTCGGTGCAATCGTATTGGCTAAAAAAGATGATGAGGAGGGAGATCGATCATGA
- the nuoK gene encoding NADH-quinone oxidoreductase subunit NuoK, which translates to MTGVPLSAYLVLALVLFCIGLYGALTKRNAVIVLISIELMLNAANINLVAFSKFGVTPSITGQVFSLFTITIAAAEAAVGLAILMSLYRNRKTVNVDEMEIMKH; encoded by the coding sequence ATGACGGGAGTTCCCTTGTCGGCTTACCTTGTATTGGCACTCGTTTTATTTTGTATAGGGCTGTATGGTGCCTTGACGAAAAGAAATGCGGTCATTGTTTTGATTTCAATCGAGCTGATGCTGAACGCTGCGAATATCAATTTAGTTGCCTTCAGTAAATTCGGGGTAACGCCATCCATTACGGGTCAAGTTTTTTCCTTATTTACGATTACGATCGCTGCGGCCGAGGCGGCTGTAGGGCTGGCTATACTAATGTCCCTTTATCGCAATCGGAAGACGGTCAATGTCGATGAAATGGAAATTATGAAGCATTGA